DNA sequence from the Salmo trutta chromosome 28, fSalTru1.1, whole genome shotgun sequence genome:
cacacttaaccaacatggctaccacagccttctgcagcgacacgccatcccatctggtttgcgcttagtggaactatcatttgtttttcaacaatacaatgacccaacacacccccaggctgtgtaagggctatttaaccaagaaggagagtgatgagtgctgcgtcagatgacctggcctccacaatcacttgacctcaacccaattgagatggtttgggatgagttggactgcagagtgaaggaaaagcagccaacaattgctcagcatatctgggaaccccttcaagactgttggaaaagcattccaggtaaagctggttgagagaatgccaagagtgtgcaaagctgtcatcaaggcaaagggtggctacttcgaagaatcacaaatatgttttgatttgtttaacacttttttggtagaaaatagtacaaataaagaaaatcccttgaatgagtaggtgtgtccaaacttttgactggtactgtacttatcAGCATTATGAGACAGCAAGCAATAGTGTTAATAAGTGCAATCAATAATTAAAAGATTATGTATTATACATCAGTGAATATCGCACACTCCCACATTCTGTTTGAGTCTGTCTAAACCATGAAGTCTGCATCTTTAATCAAAGTCAGACATTTAGAAAATGTTGGAAACTTACAATCGTATCAGTCAGACAGCTTTCAATCTATATTGGATAATAATGCGGGAGAAAGAAGGGAGAAAAGGTGTACATACCCTTTATAAAACTGAACTGATAGGTGCATAGACATGGATGTATAGGCTTATTTCAAGGTCTGTTTCCATCTATCAACCGTATTAATCATTTGGGATGTGCGTCATACAATAGATTCTTTATGGAGGACGACAGTCTACTGCATTAGTTAAATGGTTGCTTTGATGGACCGAAAAACAAAGGGCATGTTTTACCCATGTATTAGTAACTGGGATCTAGGAACACAtgaatgggggaaaaaaataaaatcacaatTCTTGCACTAGTCAAAAATAATATAACTGTTCAAAGCAGATGGACCTATCCAACTTTTATGGCATTTCTCATTCTGCAGGTTCTTATAAAGTAGCCTGGTATTCTAACCCAAATCAGACGAGACTTATCCATGCATCCCCTTTCCTTTCCCCAAAGAATTTCCGACAGAAAACCAAAACAGTATTgccatatatattcattattttgtTAAATATGTTTGACTACATGCAAATGTGATCAATGGAAAATGGGTACACAAATGGACAGCTCTCTCATGCGAAAACATAATGATGATGTCATGTTAAAGTGTGTGCTGCTTTGAAATTAAAACAACGTGTAATGATTGCAAAGTCATTCTCAGCCTCAGTCTTTCAGTTTAGTTTAATCTCCCACTACAGAcatattctacagtatttcactaGTCCTGCTGCCAACAGCAAAAGCAAAAGCATGACCACAACGTGTCAACTTCAGTTATGTGAAAGAAGCTGGACTTGAAACATGTAGATGTGGGGGTTAGTGAGAAGGGATGGAGCAGGAGATGAGCCTTGGGTGGGTTTAGGACACACAAGGGGACGTACTTACATCTGCCACCTGAACAACTGGCTCTGGCTGGTGACCGGGGGATCCATTTCTGGGAAGAACAGAGAAAAATTACTTGAAAATGTTGGGAGGGACATTCTGGGAATAGATGGAAAACAAACAGAAATTCCCAAATTGaacaaaaaaaaactgttgtATTAGGCATTGCATCCCCATAACATTTTATACATTTGGCCGTGTGGTTCAGAACAGGCTGCATGTTTATGTCCTGATCCCTACCCTTCTGCCACTGGAAAACTGTTGTGTGTGCTGTTGAAGCCAGGCGATGGGGAGTTATTGACATAGGTGACCTCTGGCCAGGGAGAGCACTGCAAGAGAACATTTCTGTTATTCTAGTAGAGAGGGACCTAGGCTCTTTACTTAATCCAGCTCTCCAGATGTTAGTTCTTGATTTCAGAAAGAAATCCTGTGTTGTACATCATTTCTATACATTATGATGAAATTATTGATACAAAAATTAAATGCATAATTTTGTTCATGTTTCTTCATCTCTTAGACATACTGACTACTGCCACACCCCTTCCTCTCCAAATCCCTCCCCCCCTTTTGCCATTCACTCAACACACTGACTCCAACCTCTGTTAGGATGGTGGTTTCATAGGATGGCTGGTATTTCTCCTTCTCCTGAGGCGCCCtcttctccatcttctctctGTCCGTCTTCTGCTTCCTGTCTGCACCTTTAGGCTGCCACAGGTGAGGTAAAGTCGTTATGTTTATTATGGATAGCACCATGACGGGGATGAAATGAAGCTAACATCTTATGTACCTTTGAATGACAAACGTTAACCCATTTTCATTGTTTTTGCTCAGACTTTCTTCTCACCTTGAAGACTTTGACCTGACAGCTAGCAGAATGCTGGTGCTCTGTATACTCTTCGCCATCATTCTCTTTGAAAGTGTCGATCTGAATGCGAAAAGGCACGCCCTTTTCTCCCCCATGCTTCCGCATGGTGAACTCAGTGCTGATGCAGTGAACCTAAAACAAGGAATTGTCATGACTATTTGAAAACTGGTGGATGTTGTTTTATTcaataaaagagagagaaagctctATTTGTTTTGAAAACCACTTGTTTCCATTCCATTCAGACAGCCTTGGACTGATGTTAGACAATAAGCTACGACCAGCCTTATGAAAACAACTATGTGGGTGTTTATCATGCTACCTGGATAAAAACAGAGGTTCTTTTTGATGGGTCCCACAGGAACTCCACCGTGTTAAGCTGAGTAGGGTTAGCCCTGGGGTCGACCATGCCAACTGACATGGGGATATCTGCAATGGAGCAACACGAGACAAGTTATCAGAAGGATTGTGTGAGCAAACTAACTACATGTTATGCAGCCTGTTGTCAATCATCATTTCATTCAGTGAAGATACAGCTTTGTGTTATTTAAAGCAATTCCAGTTCCACAGTCTTAAAAACAGCCCCTTCAGTCCTTCTTCACCCAGAGTAGTCCAATACCCTTCCCAGACAGAGAGCTCACCCAGGTCGAGGATGCGGTCTCCAGGCCTGTTCCAGCGCCAGCCCTCCAGCTGCTGGTGCTCTGTGTACTGAAGACGCCGGTCATGGAAGACCACTCGGATGATGCTCTGAGGACACACAGAAACATCACTGAGGAACCAGGAAGTACCTGCACTACTGCTAGAAGACACAGGAAATTATGGCATTGGAATAGGCCCAGACAAACAAACGCTCACTCTCATGCCTATGGTCATGAGTCATTGTGTTCTTGTTCATCTTACCTTCACCATTTTTCCAGTGATTTCTGGGAGTTCACCCATTTTCCGATTGTCAAGCATTCGTATTTCATAAGACTGTCCTGAAATCAAAAGGCATAAGTTCATAAACATACCACACCATTGTCTTGCCATTTCTTTAAATTAGCAACAAATTCACAAGAAAAGCACAATCATGAAAATGGAACACAGACAGGTGCTAACCTTGGTTGAGGTAGGTAAGTGTTTCATCGTGCAGTTTGATGGCAGGCGAGGTCGCTGCACACAGAACATACTGGAAAGGAAGAATCTTGTTCTCACTGTCAGGCGGCAGGTTGGACTCCTCCTGCTTAAAGATGGGTAGGGCCAGCACATCGCTGGAGAAAGAGACGCAAGACAACATGGTCAATAAACTGGCAAGCCAACGTCTTTTACAAGCACATGATATTGACATAGTATCAACATGTCTGAAACAACTCCACAGGCCTTGAATCTCCCCAGTATGAGACTGAGGGAGGAGACTCATTTCTTAAAATAACCTCCTTTGTAAATTCTGTTACCCATACAATAAATGTAGGCATAGATAAATATATCACTAGGAGACACTGGAAAAAGGAGAAGTGATTTATAACATTTTCTTTCTTTACAGTTAATTAGTTATGATGGTAAAAACTTGTGAAAAACAAATCAACTACCTTGGTATCCAGCCTGGGTATCTCATCCCCTCTCAACATAAGAATTTCACTGACAATAAGGCACTTCAGTATCATGAAACAGAACACTTACAAAACTAACAAAAGAGCAGTCTGAAAGAGAGCCATATCCCTTACACAAACTGTTCCTGACTCCGCAAAATCCCAAGTCTGACTGAGAATAAGGCCTCCTCTTTTCTGGCATAAGAACAACCCTCAAGAGAGAACTGATGGAAGGTTAGGCCTATGCATGATCAGTGCATACTTTTGGCAGACATTATGCTAATTTTGTcattgatgaaacatttgatcccaatacagttttctgtttgcaaaactagaatatgtaacaaacagagtggactgtgttttgtagactttagcctttgccaaaataaaaaaaataaaaaactgttgtttaggagtgcaagggcAAATGTAGTTATTACACATGTGCACTTCACACAGTATGCGTTTCCTAactgaaatatgcaaataaatgctaCAACGCGCCAATGGTGCATGGCCCTGCctacctccttgcttgttctgtccactatgattaatttgctcccattggaaacgaacggctctggtctatcttgggttagttacaAAACATATTTATTTCAATTCTAACATATCAGTGCATTTTCAATAGACATCAAATGATGATTCATACCTCATACTGTATGCCCCAGCTCCAAGCTCCTGTCCAATGCCAGAGAGACTGGCATCAAAGTCCTGGACCAGACCTGATTCAATCACCTCATCAGTGAGCGGCAACTTCAGAGCCCAAGCCATGGCGATGATACGTGAATCTGATTCCAGTCGAACTTGTCTCAAATTCTAATCCCTGGCCTCAAAATTCCAATCTGCTAATTTCTTAAAGCCTGGCAGATGTCTTCTGCTACCAAGCTGGAAGAGAAAAGCCATGATAGATACACCGTTTGGTACCATTATATGTCAGTTTAGCAAGGAGAGTGTAAAGACTGTTGGTTTAAATATAGGCCTTGCAAATTAACTGACAGATCATAGATAGTTGAGGATTCCAGATTGTGTGAACAACAAAAAGGAATCACAGCAGACAGGTACTTAACTATGGCTGACAGTCCCACATTGAAGATATTGAAGCTAGAATGACTGATAACGTAAATGGTGTGTGTAACCGTGAATGTAACATTGCTAGCCATGAAAATGGGGCATACGCATACAAGTTGGCTAGCTCAGCAGCTGAGGACCTATCGGACTAAACTCCACCCCACCGTGGCGTTTAGTCCGCTATTGGGGAATTTGACTGTGaatgaatgttagctagctaaccgttAACAACTAGTAAACAGGTCAACAAAGCACAATAAGTTTGTGTTAAATATGAAGTTCGATTATGATAGCACTTCTAGTAATTAGATTACGTTAGCCATCGAACGTACCTTGGAAACCAAAttggctagctactgtagctaactctgcgaccgttgcattccatgtctcaGTTGCTCCCTCGTTCTCGCACTATAAACAACATaagatagctagccagctagctactctTCGGGAAAACAGCCCTGTGGGAACCAATTATTTGAATATAACGAGCACTAATTAAGTCGTATATGGTAGTTAATTAAATCTACATTAAAATGTATCGTTATACAAACACAAGTCACGAAAAAAAATCTAATATGCTTGTTTatctagctagtcagctagctagctagctagacaaatAGCTAATTTTCGCAAACCATATCATAGCTGCAAAGCAGTCAAGAATAACTGAGTACTTCCGGGTCACGGATTTTTGGAATCCTTCAGAATAAGAGTCCCGTCCTGTATACTTTGTAAATTAATAATTAAGGGAGAAATTATGGAAATGTGCGCAATTATCGATACATTTTATGCTAGTTATCGTACAAAAATTATCAAAAGTATTTATATAAGATATTATGTGATGTATTTGTTTATATAAAACTACTAACTAATATGACCACTatgtggaaaggggagactcacaAACATGGATGGTGTTCTCAGTTTAACTCTGTGACCCCCACGTGTCACAGGATTCGTCTAAAgttaacccatacaaatgaattgaagtatagaggtagttttgtgccaacaaaaataaggggttaaatatgtgaagaaaaaaaatactataataacaataataaatatatttacaataccagtcaaaagtttggacacacctactcattcaagagtctttctttattttttactattttccacattgtagaataacagtgaagacatcaaaactatgaaataacacatggaattatgtagtaaccaaaaaagtgttaaacaaatcaagatatatttaagatttgagattcttcaaagtagccaccctttgccttgatgacagtcttgcaaactcttggcattctctcaaccagcttcacctggaatgcttttccaacagtcgtgaaggagttcccacatatgctgagcacttgttggctgcttctccttcactctgcagtccaactcatcccaaaccatctcaattgggttgaggtcgggtgattgtggaggccaggtcatctgatgcagcactccattactctccattactcgcccttgctgtctctgcctggcctgtttcccctctttccactgggattctctcctctacccctattacgggggctgagtcactggcttactggtgttcttccatgccgtccctgggaggggtgcgtcacttgagtgggttgagtcactgacgtggtcttcctgtctgggttggcgcccccccttgggctgtgccgtggtggagatctttgtgggctatactcggctttgtcccgggatggtatgttggtggttggagatatccctccagtggtgtggaggctgtgctttggcaaagtgggtggggttatatcctacctgtttggccctgtccgggggtttcatcggatggggccacagtgtctcctgacccctcctgtctcagcctccagtatttatgctgcagtagtttatgtgtcggggggctagggtcagtctgtcacatctggagtatttctcttgtcttttccggtgtcctgtgtgaatttaaatatgctctctctatttctctctttctctttctttctctctctcggaggacctgagccctaggaccatgcctcaggactacctggcttgatgactccttgctgtccccagttcacctggccgtgctgctgctccagttccaactgttatgccagctatggaaccctgacctgttcgccggacgtgctacctgtcccagacctgttgtcccagacctgctggaaccctgacctattcaccggacgtgctacctgtcccagacctgctgttttcaactctctagagacagcaggagcggtagagatactctcaaagatcggctatgaaaaagccaactgacacttactcttgtgttactgacttgttgcaccctcgacaactactatgattattattatttgacaatgctggtcatttatgaacatttgaagttaaggctaatctgaagatggtgccggctaaggctaaaactggtgagtgtagagagtatagggatattgttatccacgtcggcaccaacgatgttaggatgaaacagtcagaggtcaccaagtgcaacatagcttcagcgtgtaaatcagctagaaagatgtgttagCATTGAGCAGAGTCTCACAattcaatcgctggttgaaaactattttctgcccctcccaaaagatagaatttgtagataattggccctctttctgggattcacccacaaacaggaccaagcctggcctactgaggagtgacggactccatcgtagctggaggggtgctctcatcttatctgtGAACATTGACAGGgttctaactcctctagctccacaatgagatagggtgcaggccaggcagcaggctgttagccagcctgccagcttagtggagtctgccactagcacagtcagtgtagtcagcttagctatccccattgagaccgtgtctgtgcctcaatcAAGGTTGGGCAAAACTGTTCGCtctagcaatctcactggaataaagacctcctccattcatgtcattattgaaagagattgtgatatctcacatctcaaaatagggctactcaATGTTAGATCgatcacttccaaggcagttatagtcaattaactaatcactgatcataatcttgatgtgattggcctgactgaaacatggcttaagcctgatgaatttactgtgttaaatgaggcctctcctcctggttatgctagtgaccatatcccccgcgcattcCGCAAAgacggaggtgttgctaacatttccgATAACAAATGTCAATTTTCCAACAAAAAAAAGACTgcatttttgtcttttgagcttctagtcatgaaatctatgcagcctactcaatcactttttaaagctactgtttacaggcctcctgggtcGTATACAGCATTCCtaactgagttccctgaattcctttCGGACCTTGttgtcatggcagataatattcacaattttggtgactttaatattcacatggaaaagtccacagacccactccaaaaggctttcggagccatcattgactcagtgggttttgtccaacatgtctccaaaCTTACTCACTGCCTCAGTCATACtgtggacctagttttgtcccgtggatgtaaatattgtggatctaaatgtttttcctcatgatcctggactatcggaccaccattttattacgtttgcaatcgcaacaaataatctgctcagaccccaaccaaggatcatcaaaagccatgctataaattctcagactaCCCAAAGATTcttagatgcccttccagactcccaccACCTCTACCCAAGGActtcagagtacaaaaatcagttaaccacctaactgaggaactaaatttaaccttgcgtaataccctagatgcagttgcatccctaaaaacaaaaaaaatgttgtcataagaaactagctccctggtatacagaaaatacctgagccctgaatcaagcttccagaaaattggaacggaaatggtgctacaccaaactggaagtctttcTATTAGCTTGGAAAGAcggtaccgtgcagtatcgaagagtcCTCACTgatgctcgatcatcctatttttccacaCTTAATtaaggagaataagaacaattcaaaatgtattttttatactgtcgcaaagttaactaaaaagcagcactccccaagagaggatggctttcgcTTCAGCAgtgatacatttatgaacttcttttgacgaaaagatcatgatcattagaaagcaaattacggacttctctttaaatctgcgtatttctccaaagctcagttgtcctgagtctgcacaacactgcaaGGACCTACGATCAAGGAAGACattcaagttttttaatactatatcttgacacattgatgaaaatagtcatggactctaaaccttcaagctgcatactggaccctattccaactaaactactgaaagagctgcttcctgtgcttggccctcctatgttgaacatagtaAACgcctctctatccaccggatgtaaaccaaactcactaaaagtggcagtaataaagcctctcttgaaacagccaaaccttgacccagaaaatataaaaaactatcggcctatatcgaatctcccattcctctaaacattttttgaaaaaactcactgccttcctgaagacaaacaatgtatacaaaattcTTCAGTCTGGtattagaccccatcatagcactgagactgcactcgtgaaggtggtaaattaccttttaatggtgtcagaccaaggctttgcatctgtcctcgtgctcctagaccttagtgctgcttttgataccatcgatcaccacattattttggagagattggaaacccaaattggtctacactgacaagttctggcctggtttagatcttatctgttcagaaatatatcagtttgtctctgtggatggtttgtcctctgacaaatcaactgtcaatttcggtgttcctcaaggttccgttttaggaccactattgttttcactgtatatttgacctcttggtgatgtcattcggaaacataatgttaactttcaatgctatgcggacgatacacagctgtacatttcgatgaaacatggtgaagccccaaaattgccctccctggaagcctgtgtttcagacataaggaagtggatggtggcatTTTAAAAACTTTTAAACACGAACAAAACAGAAATGCTAGTTccaggtcccaagaaacaaagatatcttcttttggatctgacaattaatcttgatggttgtacagttgtctcaaataaaactgtgacgGACCTccgcgttactctggaccctgatcttttgacgaacatatcaaggacagcttttttccatctac
Encoded proteins:
- the LOC115165652 gene encoding transcription factor CP2 isoform X1, giving the protein MAWALKLPLTDEVIESGLVQDFDASLSGIGQELGAGAYSMSDVLALPIFKQEESNLPPDSENKILPFQYVLCAATSPAIKLHDETLTYLNQGQSYEIRMLDNRKMGELPEITGKMVKSIIRVVFHDRRLQYTEHQQLEGWRWNRPGDRILDLDIPMSVGMVDPRANPTQLNTVEFLWDPSKRTSVFIQVHCISTEFTMRKHGGEKGVPFRIQIDTFKENDGEEYTEHQHSASCQVKVFKPKGADRKQKTDREKMEKRAPQEKEKYQPSYETTILTECSPWPEVTYVNNSPSPGFNSTHNSFPVAEGNGSPGHQPEPVVQVADIESCLTDTILSSHLLTRDSESVHQNLLPAATPQDAQQWLHRNRFSPFCRLFTNFSGADLLKLTREDVIQICGPADGIRLFNALKGRVVRPRLTVYVCQESQQAREQQQKHENGDTASSTFFVYHAIYLEDLTAVELTEKIAQLFNISPRQISQIFKQGPTGIHVLVSDEMIQNFQDEVCFVLDTMKAETNDGYHIILK
- the LOC115165652 gene encoding transcription factor CP2 isoform X2; amino-acid sequence: MAWALKLPLTDEVIESGLVQDFDASLSGIGQELGAGAYSMSDVLALPIFKQEESNLPPDSENKILPFQYVLCAATSPAIKLHDETLTYLNQGQSYEIRMLDNRKMGELPEITGKMVKSIIRVVFHDRRLQYTEHQQLEGWRWNRPGDRILDLDIPMSVGMVDPRANPTQLNTVEFLWDPSKRTSVFIQVHCISTEFTMRKHGGEKGVPFRIQIDTFKENDGEEYTEHQHSASCQVKVFKPKGADRKQKTDREKMEKRAPQEKEKYQPSYETTILTECSPWPEVTYVNNSPSPGFNSTHNSFPVAEGNGSPGHQPEPVVQVADLSSHLLTRDSESVHQNLLPAATPQDAQQWLHRNRFSPFCRLFTNFSGADLLKLTREDVIQICGPADGIRLFNALKGRVVRPRLTVYVCQESQQAREQQQKHENGDTASSTFFVYHAIYLEDLTAVELTEKIAQLFNISPRQISQIFKQGPTGIHVLVSDEMIQNFQDEVCFVLDTMKAETNDGYHIILK